From one Streptomyces sp. Q6 genomic stretch:
- a CDS encoding glycoside hydrolase domain-containing protein, whose protein sequence is MFDGFPRPAALLRRTGALDLYPKAPGTADLLLGAPLFPHAVVDRPGRTDLVIDAPDAGATRPYVAGVRVDGRDHPKSWTDAGFLRTGGTLAHRLTDRPDTGWATDPQGLPR, encoded by the coding sequence ATGTTCGACGGCTTTCCCAGACCCGCGGCGCTGCTGCGTCGCACCGGAGCGCTCGACCTGTACCCGAAGGCGCCGGGCACCGCCGACCTCCTGCTCGGGGCGCCCCTGTTCCCGCACGCGGTCGTGGACCGGCCCGGCCGCACCGATCTCGTGATCGACGCGCCCGACGCCGGTGCCACGCGTCCGTACGTGGCCGGGGTCCGGGTCGACGGCCGCGACCACCCGAAGTCGTGGACGGACGCGGGATTCCTGCGCACCGGCGGCACCCTCGCCCACCGGCTGACGGACCGGCCGGACACGGGCTGGGCCACCGATCCGCAGGGCCTGCCGCGCTGA
- a CDS encoding PucR family transcriptional regulator, giving the protein MLLVGARGTKALRALIAAGRAGATAVALRAGHHDDEREALRQAAVECGTALFGVRDEARWDDIGTVARAALDALDLGPDLAGRTTHGDLFSLARTLATLTGGAVSVEDPANRVLAYSRSDDDVDEVRRLSILGHACPETYLKVLREAGVYERLRAGEQVEVAERPDLATRRRLAAGITAGGRFLGTIWVQERTAPLADHTGQVLRGAARLAAVALLRPFDGPGSESGLREDLTAGLLRGRSPAASLAGHLGVPVDSGAVVIAVEPHERDLGDGRDTGPRGGRAAELVALHAAAHRRTAACARLDGRLYVLVPGAVADRTLTAWTAELVTTLRRHLGTPVQAAVAATLPRLADAPAARTEADRILAVIADDPGREVATYDSVRAAVLLARVLDVLRDHPDIHDPALAALAEHDRRNGSDLCGSLLRYLDAFGDVKTVARQLHIHPNTLRHRIRRAVALTGIDLDDPQQRLVAMLHLRTADAVR; this is encoded by the coding sequence GTGCTGCTCGTCGGAGCACGCGGCACCAAAGCCCTGCGCGCCCTGATCGCCGCGGGCCGCGCGGGCGCGACCGCCGTCGCCCTGCGCGCCGGACACCACGACGACGAGCGCGAGGCCCTGCGACAGGCCGCCGTCGAATGCGGCACCGCCCTGTTCGGCGTACGCGACGAGGCCCGCTGGGACGACATCGGGACGGTGGCCCGCGCCGCGCTCGACGCCCTCGACCTGGGCCCCGACCTGGCAGGCCGCACCACGCACGGCGACCTGTTCTCGCTCGCCAGAACCCTCGCCACGCTGACCGGCGGCGCCGTCTCCGTCGAGGACCCGGCCAACCGCGTCCTCGCCTACTCGCGCTCCGACGACGACGTCGACGAGGTGCGGCGCCTGTCGATCCTCGGCCACGCCTGCCCGGAGACCTATCTGAAGGTGCTGCGCGAGGCCGGGGTGTACGAGCGGCTGCGCGCCGGAGAACAGGTCGAGGTCGCCGAACGCCCCGATCTCGCCACCCGGCGCCGCCTCGCCGCGGGCATCACGGCGGGCGGCCGGTTCCTCGGCACGATCTGGGTGCAGGAGAGGACCGCGCCGCTCGCCGACCACACCGGGCAGGTGCTGCGCGGCGCCGCGCGCCTGGCCGCCGTCGCACTCCTGCGCCCCTTCGACGGGCCGGGATCCGAGAGCGGCCTGCGCGAGGACCTCACCGCGGGCCTGCTCCGCGGACGTTCGCCCGCCGCCTCTCTCGCCGGGCACCTGGGCGTACCCGTCGACAGCGGCGCCGTCGTGATCGCCGTCGAACCGCACGAGCGAGACCTCGGAGACGGCCGGGACACCGGGCCGCGCGGCGGCCGCGCCGCCGAACTGGTGGCCCTGCACGCCGCCGCCCACCGGCGGACCGCGGCCTGCGCCCGCCTCGACGGTCGCCTGTACGTCCTCGTCCCCGGCGCCGTCGCCGACCGCACCCTCACCGCCTGGACCGCCGAGCTCGTCACCACCCTGCGCCGCCACCTCGGCACCCCCGTACAGGCGGCCGTCGCGGCGACACTGCCCCGGCTCGCCGACGCCCCCGCCGCCCGCACCGAGGCCGACCGGATCCTCGCCGTCATCGCCGACGACCCCGGACGCGAGGTCGCCACGTACGACAGCGTGCGGGCCGCCGTGCTGCTCGCGCGCGTCCTCGACGTGTTGCGCGACCACCCCGACATCCACGACCCGGCGCTCGCGGCGCTCGCCGAGCACGACCGGCGCAACGGCTCCGACCTGTGCGGGTCGCTGCTGCGCTACCTCGACGCGTTCGGCGACGTGAAGACCGTCGCGCGCCAGCTGCACATCCACCCCAACACCCTGCGCCACCGCATCCGCCGCGCCGTCGCCCTCACCGGCATCGACCTGGACGACCCGCAGCAACGCCTCGTGGCCATGCTGCATCTGCGCACCGCCGACGCCGTGCGGTGA
- a CDS encoding branched-chain amino acid ABC transporter substrate-binding protein, translated as MHRLIADAPDARPRGRSRSLALAVPLLAGSLVLTACGSRDDGSGGDDASQGTTTVTIGFDAPLSKDLAAVGLGMRNSAQLAVTKANKDKLVPGVTFKLAAKDDQATPNIGQQNAAAFVADTTVVGVVGAYNSSVSAAMQSTLHDAGMVQVSGANTAATLTQGARYKTDPEREYDNYFRTISTDAVAAPVMAAYFYKDLKVKKIATVDDKKTYGTGIVQNFTEAYRKLGGEVAVHQSVNPDESDYAAVVNSVKSSGAQGVFYGGEYPQAGPLKKQLVSAGFDGPMGGGDAVKDDALIPLAGGKAADGVCAHSDGAPVDSLDSARTFVADYKAAGYSEGYGVFGAYVYDATTALMKAVGTAVEANDGKVGDITRLRPKVVDAMQKTAFDGVTGKIGFDEYGDSVNQVISVNCVQDGAWKNGVKIVTVK; from the coding sequence ATGCACCGCCTCATCGCCGATGCCCCCGACGCCCGTCCACGCGGACGTTCACGTTCCCTGGCGCTGGCCGTACCGCTGCTCGCCGGCAGTCTGGTGCTGACCGCGTGCGGCAGCCGTGACGACGGCAGCGGAGGCGACGACGCGTCCCAGGGCACCACCACCGTCACCATCGGCTTCGACGCGCCGCTCTCCAAGGACCTGGCCGCCGTCGGACTCGGCATGCGCAACTCGGCCCAACTCGCCGTCACCAAGGCCAACAAGGACAAGCTCGTCCCCGGCGTCACCTTCAAGCTCGCCGCGAAGGACGACCAGGCGACCCCGAACATCGGCCAGCAGAACGCGGCAGCGTTCGTCGCCGACACCACGGTCGTCGGAGTCGTCGGCGCCTACAACTCCTCGGTGTCCGCCGCCATGCAGTCCACCCTGCACGACGCGGGCATGGTGCAGGTCTCCGGCGCCAACACCGCGGCGACCCTCACCCAGGGAGCCCGCTACAAGACCGACCCCGAGCGGGAGTACGACAACTACTTCCGCACCATCAGCACCGACGCCGTCGCCGCGCCCGTCATGGCCGCGTACTTCTACAAGGACCTCAAGGTCAAGAAGATCGCCACGGTCGACGACAAGAAGACCTACGGCACCGGCATCGTCCAGAACTTCACCGAGGCGTACCGGAAGCTCGGCGGCGAGGTCGCCGTCCACCAGTCCGTCAACCCCGACGAGTCCGACTACGCGGCCGTCGTCAACAGCGTCAAGTCCTCCGGCGCGCAAGGGGTGTTCTACGGCGGCGAGTACCCGCAGGCCGGCCCGCTGAAGAAGCAGCTCGTGTCCGCCGGATTCGACGGCCCGATGGGCGGCGGCGACGCGGTCAAGGACGACGCCCTGATCCCGCTGGCCGGCGGGAAGGCCGCCGACGGCGTCTGCGCCCACTCCGACGGCGCCCCCGTCGACTCCCTCGACTCCGCCAGGACGTTCGTCGCCGACTACAAGGCGGCCGGCTACTCCGAGGGCTACGGCGTCTTCGGCGCGTACGTCTACGACGCGACCACCGCGCTCATGAAGGCGGTCGGCACGGCCGTCGAGGCGAACGACGGAAAGGTCGGCGACATCACCCGGCTGCGTCCGAAGGTCGTCGACGCCATGCAGAAGACCGCCTTCGACGGAGTCACCGGCAAGATCGGCTTCGACGAGTACGGCGACAGCGTCAACCAGGTCATCAGCGTCAACTGCGTACAGGACGGGGCCTGGAAGAACGGCGTCAAGATCGTGACGGTCAAGTGA
- a CDS encoding Dyp-type peroxidase: MVEPQSVLTPPAKAAVFLVVTVAPGGEGAVRDTLEDLSALRRSVAFRSPDDGLTCVAGIGSTAWDRLFAGPRPRELHPFQALAGPRHLAPATPGDLLFHLRARRMDLCFELARLIMDRLGAAVTVVDEVHGFKYFDERDLLGFVDGSENPEGQAAASAVYVGDEDPDFAGSSYVIVQKYVHDMSAWEALSSDEQERIIGRTKTANVELPDDIQPSNSHVALNTIVDEDGTERQILRENMPFGSLGRGEFGTYFIGYARTPDVTERMLRNMFLGDPPGNHDRILDFSTAVTGCLFHVPSADFLDDLPDPAPAGAATVITGGSLGIGSLKGASAR, translated from the coding sequence GTGGTCGAGCCGCAGTCCGTACTCACTCCGCCCGCGAAGGCCGCGGTCTTCCTCGTGGTCACCGTCGCGCCGGGCGGCGAGGGTGCCGTCCGCGACACGCTGGAGGACCTGTCCGCCCTCCGGCGGTCGGTCGCCTTCCGATCCCCCGACGACGGGCTCACCTGCGTCGCCGGGATCGGCTCGACCGCCTGGGACCGGCTCTTCGCCGGTCCGCGGCCGCGCGAGCTGCACCCCTTCCAGGCACTCGCGGGCCCCCGGCACCTGGCCCCGGCCACCCCCGGGGACCTCCTCTTCCACCTCCGCGCCCGTCGCATGGACCTCTGCTTCGAGCTGGCCCGGCTGATCATGGACCGGCTCGGCGCGGCCGTCACCGTCGTGGACGAGGTGCACGGCTTCAAGTACTTCGACGAACGCGATCTGCTCGGCTTCGTCGACGGCAGCGAGAACCCCGAGGGGCAGGCCGCCGCGAGCGCGGTGTACGTGGGCGACGAGGACCCGGACTTCGCCGGCTCCAGCTATGTGATCGTGCAGAAGTACGTGCACGACATGTCCGCCTGGGAGGCGCTGTCCTCCGACGAGCAGGAGCGGATCATCGGGCGGACGAAGACCGCGAACGTCGAACTGCCCGACGACATACAGCCGAGCAACTCGCACGTCGCGCTGAACACGATCGTCGACGAGGACGGCACCGAGCGGCAGATCCTGCGCGAGAACATGCCGTTCGGCAGCCTCGGACGCGGCGAGTTCGGCACGTACTTCATCGGCTACGCGCGCACCCCGGACGTCACCGAGCGGATGCTGCGCAACATGTTCCTCGGTGATCCGCCCGGCAACCACGACCGCATCCTCGACTTCTCCACGGCGGTCACGGGGTGCCTCTTCCACGTCCCCAGCGCCGACTTCCTCGACGACCTGCCCGACCCCGCACCGGCCGGCGCCGCCACCGTGATCACCGGCGGCTCGCTGGGCATCGGCAGCCTCAAAGGAGCCTCAGCACGATGA
- a CDS encoding SDR family oxidoreductase: MNAHGGGKDGGLRCLVTGATGYIGGRLVPELLSAGHRVRCLARTPAKLRDHPWAEDAEIVRGDVLDAESVGAALRDVDVAYYLVHALGTGKDFERTDREAATIFAEQARLAGVRRIVYLGGLTPAGVPERELSPHLRSRAEVGHILLASGVPTTVLRAAVILGSGSASFEMLRYLTERLPVMVTPSWVGTRIQPVAVRDVLRCLVGSAAMPAEVSRAFDLGGPDVLTYRDMMMRYAAVAGLPRRLVLPVPMLSPGLSSHWVGVVTPVPASIARPLTESLRHEVVCHEHDIDALVPPGPGGPLGFDDAVRLALRRIQEAQVTTRWSSASLPGAPSDPLPTDPDWAGGSLYEDERERLVEASPARLWEVVEGIGGEHGWYSFPLAWAVRGWLDRLAGGVGLRRGRRDAAHLRVGDSLDFWRVEEIEPGRLLRLRAEMRLPGLAWLELTVEPVGADRARYRQRALFHPRGLTGQAYWWSVAPFHAVVFGGMARNIAKAAERPAKSDEPGGARVHPFPARPEKG, encoded by the coding sequence ATGAACGCGCACGGCGGCGGGAAGGACGGCGGGCTGCGCTGCCTGGTGACCGGTGCCACCGGCTACATCGGCGGACGGCTGGTACCCGAGCTGCTCTCCGCGGGGCATCGCGTACGGTGCCTGGCACGCACGCCCGCCAAGCTGCGGGACCACCCGTGGGCCGAGGACGCCGAGATCGTGCGCGGCGACGTCCTGGACGCCGAGTCGGTCGGCGCCGCGCTGCGCGACGTCGACGTCGCCTACTACCTGGTGCACGCGCTCGGCACCGGCAAGGACTTCGAGCGCACGGACCGCGAGGCGGCGACGATCTTCGCCGAGCAGGCGCGGCTGGCCGGTGTCCGGCGGATCGTCTATCTGGGCGGCCTCACGCCCGCGGGCGTACCGGAGCGGGAACTGTCGCCGCACCTGCGCTCCCGGGCGGAGGTCGGCCACATCCTGCTGGCCTCGGGTGTGCCGACGACCGTGCTGCGGGCCGCGGTGATCCTCGGGTCCGGCTCGGCGTCGTTCGAGATGCTGCGCTATCTGACCGAGCGGCTGCCGGTGATGGTGACGCCGAGCTGGGTCGGCACCCGGATCCAGCCGGTCGCCGTCCGCGACGTGCTGCGCTGCCTCGTCGGCAGTGCCGCAATGCCGGCCGAGGTGTCCCGCGCCTTCGACCTCGGCGGTCCCGACGTGCTCACGTACCGCGACATGATGATGCGGTACGCGGCCGTCGCGGGGCTGCCGCGGCGGCTCGTGCTGCCGGTGCCGATGCTCAGCCCCGGCCTGTCGAGCCACTGGGTGGGCGTGGTGACGCCGGTGCCCGCGTCCATCGCCCGCCCGCTCACCGAGTCGCTGCGCCACGAGGTCGTCTGCCACGAGCACGACATCGACGCGTTGGTGCCGCCCGGTCCCGGCGGCCCGCTCGGCTTCGACGACGCGGTACGGCTGGCGCTGCGCCGTATCCAGGAGGCGCAGGTCACCACCCGCTGGTCGTCGGCCTCGCTGCCGGGCGCCCCCAGTGATCCGCTGCCGACCGATCCGGACTGGGCGGGCGGCAGCCTGTACGAGGACGAGCGGGAGCGGCTCGTGGAGGCGTCGCCCGCGCGGCTGTGGGAGGTCGTCGAGGGCATCGGCGGTGAACACGGCTGGTACTCCTTCCCGTTGGCGTGGGCCGTGCGGGGCTGGCTCGACCGGCTGGCCGGCGGGGTCGGCCTGCGTCGGGGCCGCCGGGACGCGGCGCACCTGCGGGTCGGCGACTCGCTGGACTTCTGGCGGGTGGAGGAGATCGAGCCGGGCCGGCTGCTGCGGCTGCGGGCGGAGATGCGGCTGCCGGGTCTGGCCTGGCTGGAGCTGACGGTGGAGCCGGTCGGCGCCGACCGGGCGCGGTACCGGCAGCGGGCCCTGTTCCATCCGCGCGGGCTCACCGGGCAGGCGTACTGGTGGAGCGTGGCGCCGTTCCACGCCGTGGTGTTCGGCGGGATGGCGCGCAACATCGCCAAGGCCGCGGAACGCCCCGCGAAGAGCGACGAACCGGGCGGGGCGCGTGTGCATCCGTTCCCGGCCCGGCCGGAGAAGGGCTGA
- a CDS encoding family 1 encapsulin nanocompartment shell protein, which yields MSIAPNPTPSTNLHRELAPITPAAWAEIEEEASRTFQRHVAGRRVVDVTGPDGPELSAVGTGHLTDITPPAPGVSARLRGVHPLVELRVPFTVSRDAVDDVERGARDSDWQPVKDAARAMAFAEDQAIFDGYAAAGIDGLRERTSNPVLSLPAEPRDYPDTISRALTALRLAGVDGPYALLLGADAYTAVSETSDHGYPIANHLSRILDGELIWAPALNGAFVLSTRGGDFELRIGQDLAIGYTAHDASGIELYFHQTLTFLPYTDEAVVALQA from the coding sequence ATGAGCATCGCCCCGAACCCCACGCCGAGCACCAACCTCCACCGCGAGCTCGCACCGATCACCCCTGCGGCCTGGGCCGAGATCGAGGAGGAGGCGAGCCGCACCTTCCAGCGCCATGTCGCGGGCCGCCGCGTCGTGGACGTCACCGGACCGGACGGGCCCGAGCTCTCGGCCGTGGGCACCGGCCACCTGACCGACATCACGCCTCCGGCGCCCGGTGTCTCCGCGCGCCTGCGCGGGGTGCATCCGCTGGTCGAGCTGCGGGTGCCGTTCACGGTGAGCCGGGACGCGGTCGACGACGTGGAGCGCGGCGCCCGCGACTCGGACTGGCAGCCGGTGAAGGACGCGGCACGGGCCATGGCGTTCGCCGAGGACCAGGCGATCTTCGACGGGTACGCGGCGGCGGGCATCGACGGTCTGCGCGAGCGGACCTCGAACCCGGTCCTGAGCCTGCCGGCCGAACCGCGCGACTACCCCGACACGATCAGCCGCGCCCTGACCGCGCTGCGCCTCGCCGGGGTCGACGGCCCGTACGCGCTGCTGCTCGGCGCGGACGCGTACACGGCGGTCAGCGAGACCTCCGACCACGGCTACCCGATCGCCAACCACCTCAGCCGGATCCTGGACGGCGAGCTGATCTGGGCCCCGGCCCTGAACGGCGCGTTCGTCCTGTCCACGCGCGGCGGCGACTTCGAACTGCGCATCGGACAGGACCTGGCGATCGGCTACACGGCGCACGACGCGAGCGGCATCGAGCTGTACTTCCACCAGACGCTGACGTTCCTGCCGTACACGGACGAGGCCGTGGTCGCGCTCCAGGCCTGA
- a CDS encoding deoxyribodipyrimidine photo-lyase, translated as MRVRIVLFTSDLRVHDHPPLRAALNAADAVVPLFVRDRGITATGFPAPNREAFLADCLRDLDEGLRERGGRLVVRSGDVVDEVAKVVSETDARAVHLASGVSAYARRREDRLRDVLEGLGCDLVVHDAVVTCVPPGAVTPAGRDHFAVFTPYHRHWSQHGTRAVVRAPQTVTVPDAVGSEDLPAREDVSGVSPALAEGGERAGRARLTAWLRSGIAGYEDGHDDLAGDVTSRLSPDLHFGTVSPVEAVQRARAAGGPGAEAFVRQLAWRDFHHQVLAARPDAAHDNYRSQDDRWRSEQAAAQEIEAWRQGLTGYPIVDAAMRQLRHEGWMHNRGRLLTACFLTKTLYVDWRVGARHFMDLLVDADVANNQLNWQWMAGTGTDSRPNRVLNPVTQAKRYDPDGAYVRRWVPELAELSGAAIHEPWKLTGLDRAAFDYPDPLLDLSDGLARFKRARGLD; from the coding sequence GTGCGCGTCCGAATCGTTCTGTTCACCTCCGATCTACGGGTCCACGACCATCCGCCGCTGCGGGCCGCGCTGAACGCCGCCGACGCCGTGGTGCCGCTGTTCGTCCGCGACCGGGGGATCACCGCGACGGGGTTCCCCGCACCGAACCGGGAGGCGTTCCTCGCGGACTGCCTGCGCGATCTGGACGAGGGGCTGCGCGAGCGCGGCGGGCGGCTCGTGGTGCGTTCCGGGGACGTGGTGGACGAGGTCGCCAAGGTGGTGTCCGAGACGGACGCGCGGGCGGTGCACCTGGCGAGCGGCGTCAGCGCGTACGCGCGGCGGCGCGAGGACCGGCTGCGTGACGTGCTGGAGGGCCTCGGCTGCGACCTGGTCGTCCATGACGCGGTCGTGACCTGTGTGCCGCCGGGTGCGGTCACCCCGGCCGGGCGCGATCACTTCGCCGTGTTCACGCCGTACCACCGGCACTGGTCGCAGCACGGCACGCGGGCCGTGGTCAGGGCCCCGCAGACCGTCACGGTCCCGGACGCGGTCGGCTCCGAGGACCTGCCCGCCCGCGAGGACGTCTCCGGGGTGTCGCCCGCCCTCGCCGAGGGTGGTGAACGGGCGGGCCGGGCCCGGCTGACCGCCTGGCTGCGCTCCGGGATCGCCGGGTACGAGGACGGGCACGACGATCTCGCGGGGGACGTCACCTCCCGGCTCTCCCCCGACCTGCACTTCGGTACGGTCAGTCCGGTCGAGGCGGTCCAGCGGGCGCGCGCGGCGGGCGGTCCCGGCGCCGAGGCCTTCGTACGGCAACTCGCCTGGCGGGACTTCCACCACCAGGTGCTCGCGGCGCGGCCGGACGCCGCACACGACAACTACCGCTCCCAGGACGACCGTTGGCGCTCGGAGCAGGCGGCCGCGCAGGAGATCGAGGCGTGGCGGCAGGGCCTCACCGGCTATCCGATCGTCGACGCGGCGATGCGCCAACTGCGCCACGAGGGCTGGATGCACAATCGGGGCCGCCTGCTGACGGCCTGCTTCCTCACCAAGACGCTGTACGTCGACTGGCGGGTCGGCGCCCGGCACTTCATGGACCTGCTGGTGGACGCGGACGTGGCGAACAACCAGCTGAACTGGCAGTGGATGGCGGGCACCGGCACGGACAGCAGGCCCAACCGGGTGCTCAATCCGGTCACGCAGGCCAAGCGGTACGACCCGGACGGCGCGTATGTCCGCCGCTGGGTACCGGAGTTGGCCGAGCTGTCCGGGGCCGCGATCCACGAGCCGTGGAAGCTGACGGGGCTCGACCGGGCGGCGTTCGACTACCCGGATCCGCTGCTCGACCTGTCGGACGGGCTCGCGCGGTTCAAGCGGGCGCGCGGACTCGACTGA
- a CDS encoding ATP-binding protein produces the protein MIEYANGATGAVLPSGLDRSVETLWRVTHYSGEDGCIAQARAFAEAFLMRLRKEWCVTVDRRTEGDVLLVVSELITNADRHSHGPYVLELEGTSRQVAVVVYDSSAAAPLRYPRDPSRVGGHGLEIVDALADVTVERVPVGKRVRAVLTLPVA, from the coding sequence ATGATCGAATACGCGAACGGGGCCACCGGGGCGGTGCTCCCCTCGGGTCTCGACAGGTCCGTCGAGACGCTGTGGCGCGTGACGCACTACTCCGGCGAGGACGGTTGCATAGCGCAGGCGCGCGCGTTCGCCGAGGCGTTCCTGATGCGGTTGCGGAAGGAATGGTGTGTCACGGTCGACCGCAGGACGGAGGGCGACGTCCTCCTCGTGGTGAGCGAACTGATCACCAACGCCGACCGGCACAGCCACGGGCCGTACGTCCTGGAACTGGAGGGGACGAGCCGGCAGGTCGCCGTCGTCGTCTACGACAGCAGCGCCGCCGCACCGCTGCGCTACCCGCGGGACCCGTCGCGGGTCGGCGGCCACGGCCTGGAGATCGTGGACGCGCTCGCGGACGTCACCGTCGAGCGGGTTCCGGTCGGCAAGCGCGTACGGGCGGTCCTCACGCTTCCCGTGGCGTGA
- a CDS encoding SigB/SigF/SigG family RNA polymerase sigma factor, with amino-acid sequence MSGTVVTAATTRTPTRSAPLHDLPADPGSIAPRDARELSRHFFRRLADLEEGTEEYQYTRNVLIEMNMSLVRFAASRFKNRGDDMEDIVQVGMIGLIKAIDRFEISREVEFTSFVLPYITGEIKRFFRDTTWAVHVPRRLQELRIELAKAREELCTRLDRDPTTAELATLMDLSEPEVVEAQLASNGYTSASLDAALTGDNGEAGESVLADFLGVEDAAMELVEDFHTLAPLVARLPERDRQLLHLRFVEELTQAEIGERLGYSQMHVSRLIKQLIARLKAGMLTEDATG; translated from the coding sequence ATGAGCGGGACGGTTGTCACTGCGGCCACGACCCGGACGCCGACGCGAAGCGCACCGCTTCACGACCTTCCGGCGGACCCGGGAAGCATCGCTCCGCGCGACGCCAGGGAGTTGTCCCGGCACTTCTTCCGGCGGCTCGCGGATCTCGAGGAGGGCACCGAGGAGTACCAGTACACCCGGAACGTCCTGATCGAGATGAACATGTCGTTGGTGCGGTTCGCGGCGAGCCGCTTCAAGAACCGCGGCGACGACATGGAGGACATCGTCCAGGTCGGCATGATCGGTCTGATCAAGGCCATCGACCGGTTCGAGATATCGCGCGAGGTCGAGTTCACCTCGTTCGTGCTGCCGTACATCACGGGTGAGATCAAGCGCTTCTTCCGCGACACGACCTGGGCCGTGCACGTGCCGCGCCGGCTCCAGGAGCTGCGGATCGAACTGGCCAAGGCGCGCGAGGAGTTGTGCACCCGCCTCGACCGGGATCCGACCACGGCCGAGCTGGCCACGCTGATGGACCTGTCGGAGCCCGAGGTGGTCGAGGCCCAGCTGGCCTCGAACGGGTACACGTCCGCGTCGCTGGACGCGGCTCTGACCGGTGACAACGGCGAGGCCGGCGAGTCGGTGCTCGCCGACTTCCTCGGGGTCGAGGACGCGGCGATGGAGCTGGTGGAGGACTTCCACACGCTCGCCCCGCTCGTGGCCCGGCTGCCCGAGCGCGACCGGCAGCTGCTGCATCTGCGCTTCGTCGAAGAGCTGACCCAGGCGGAGATAGGCGAACGGCTCGGTTACTCCCAGATGCACGTCTCGCGCCTGATCAAGCAGCTCATCGCCCGGTTGAAGGCGGGAATGCTGACCGAGGACGCGACCGGCTGA
- a CDS encoding universal stress protein, protein MTRPITAGVDGSPESAAAAAWAAREAVRRGLPLRLVHVGEPAPEALALAADESARTRWAGDLLADTEREIAERHPGLAVTTDVLDDGAARTLTAVAADAELLALGSRGHGPIVGFLLGSVGQQVIATAARPVVLVRAGDEPTTEAAGREVVVGQEGDPEDSAAALEFAFRTAAARGATVRAVRAWSLPPVFAYSPASLELLDEAGGMEPYEKKALAAALAPWRERFPDVTVTEHTEIGSAGQVLLSVAPRAQLLVVGRRARRTAVGARIGSVAHAVLHHAPCPVAVVPHD, encoded by the coding sequence ATGACCCGGCCCATCACCGCGGGAGTGGACGGATCACCCGAGAGCGCGGCCGCGGCCGCCTGGGCGGCACGCGAGGCGGTGCGGCGCGGTCTGCCGCTGCGCCTGGTGCACGTCGGCGAGCCCGCGCCCGAGGCACTGGCGCTCGCCGCCGACGAGTCCGCGAGGACCCGGTGGGCCGGCGACCTGCTCGCGGACACCGAGCGGGAGATCGCCGAGCGGCACCCGGGGCTCGCGGTCACCACCGACGTCCTCGACGACGGCGCGGCGCGTACGCTCACCGCCGTCGCCGCGGACGCGGAACTGCTCGCCCTCGGCTCGCGCGGCCACGGCCCGATCGTCGGCTTCCTGCTCGGCTCGGTCGGGCAGCAGGTCATCGCCACGGCAGCGCGCCCGGTCGTCCTCGTGCGCGCGGGCGACGAGCCGACCACCGAGGCCGCCGGGCGCGAGGTCGTCGTCGGACAGGAGGGCGACCCCGAGGACAGCGCCGCCGCCCTGGAGTTCGCGTTCCGCACGGCCGCGGCGCGCGGCGCGACCGTACGCGCGGTGCGCGCCTGGAGCCTGCCGCCCGTGTTCGCCTACAGCCCCGCCTCGCTCGAACTCCTCGACGAGGCGGGCGGCATGGAACCGTACGAGAAGAAGGCCCTCGCCGCCGCCCTCGCCCCGTGGCGCGAGCGGTTCCCCGACGTGACCGTCACCGAGCACACCGAGATCGGCAGCGCGGGACAGGTCCTGCTGTCGGTGGCGCCGCGGGCCCAACTCCTGGTCGTCGGACGCCGGGCCCGCCGCACCGCCGTCGGCGCCCGCATCGGCTCCGTCGCGCACGCGGTGCTGCACCACGCGCCGTGCCCGGTCGCGGTGGTGCCGCACGACTGA